From one Prochlorococcus marinus XMU1404 genomic stretch:
- the ftsH gene encoding ATP-dependent zinc metalloprotease FtsH produces the protein MNQKFKTLILWALPILLVIALSYQFLSSNNIDSLKSNGTTVAPRNSAVARVSYGRFLDYVNSGRVTSVDIYEGGRNAVIETVDSDLDNKVQRLRVDLPGLTPELINVLKNEGISFDVHPVKTAPPALGILGNLLFPAVLIGGLILLARRSNGMPGGPGQAMQFGKTKARFAMEAETGVVFDDVAGVNEAKEDLQEVVTFLKKPEKFTSVGARIPKGVLLVGPPGTGKTLLAKAIAGEAGVPFFSLSGSEFVEMFVGVGASRVRDLFKRAKENSPCLIFIDEIDAVGRQRGAGIGGGNDEREQTLNQLLTEMDGFEGNSGIIIIAATNRPDVLDSALMRPGRFDRQVTVDAPDIKGRLSILEVHARNKKLQEDLTLESIARRTPGFTGADLANLLNEAAILTARRRKDSISISEIDDSVDRIVAGMEGSPLTDGRSKRLIAYHEVGHALIGSLVKAHDPVQKVTVIPRGQAKGLTWFTPDDEQTLVSRAQLKARIMGALGGRAAEDVVFGKGEITTGAGGDFQQVASMARQMVTRFGMSNLGPIALEGGNQEVFVGRDLMTRSEVSDSISKQIDESVRVMVKECYKETYSIVSKNREAMDKIVDLLIEKETLDGEEFTGILSKFTTIPKKERTPQLLS, from the coding sequence ATGAATCAGAAATTTAAAACATTAATTTTATGGGCCTTACCTATACTTTTAGTAATTGCACTTTCCTACCAATTTTTATCTTCTAACAATATTGATTCATTAAAATCTAATGGTACAACAGTTGCTCCAAGAAATTCTGCAGTAGCAAGAGTAAGCTATGGAAGATTCTTAGATTACGTTAATTCAGGAAGGGTTACATCGGTTGATATATATGAGGGCGGTAGAAATGCGGTTATAGAAACAGTAGATTCAGATTTAGACAATAAAGTTCAAAGATTACGAGTTGATCTCCCAGGCTTAACACCTGAACTCATTAATGTTTTAAAAAATGAGGGAATTAGTTTTGATGTACATCCTGTTAAAACTGCCCCACCTGCATTAGGAATTTTAGGTAATTTACTCTTCCCAGCCGTCTTAATTGGTGGTTTGATTCTATTAGCCAGAAGATCAAACGGTATGCCAGGAGGGCCTGGTCAAGCCATGCAATTTGGAAAGACAAAGGCAAGGTTTGCAATGGAAGCAGAAACTGGAGTTGTTTTTGACGATGTAGCAGGTGTAAATGAAGCTAAAGAGGATTTACAGGAAGTCGTAACTTTTCTAAAAAAACCAGAAAAATTTACTTCTGTCGGAGCAAGAATTCCCAAAGGTGTTTTATTAGTTGGGCCTCCAGGAACAGGAAAAACTCTTTTAGCAAAGGCTATTGCAGGGGAAGCAGGAGTGCCATTCTTCTCATTATCAGGTTCTGAATTTGTTGAAATGTTCGTTGGTGTTGGTGCAAGTAGAGTCAGAGATCTTTTCAAAAGGGCTAAAGAAAATAGTCCTTGTCTAATTTTTATTGATGAGATTGATGCAGTTGGAAGGCAAAGAGGTGCTGGAATTGGAGGAGGTAACGATGAGAGGGAACAAACTCTTAATCAATTGCTCACCGAAATGGATGGATTCGAAGGAAATAGTGGAATAATTATAATTGCAGCTACAAATAGACCTGATGTTTTGGATTCAGCTCTCATGAGACCAGGTAGATTTGATAGACAAGTAACTGTTGACGCACCAGATATAAAAGGGAGACTATCAATACTTGAAGTTCACGCAAGAAATAAGAAGCTTCAAGAGGATTTAACTCTAGAAAGCATTGCAAGAAGAACGCCTGGTTTTACTGGGGCAGACTTAGCAAATTTGCTAAATGAGGCGGCTATCCTAACAGCTAGAAGGAGAAAAGACTCCATAAGTATTTCAGAAATAGATGACTCAGTAGATAGGATTGTTGCTGGGATGGAGGGTTCTCCATTAACAGACGGAAGAAGTAAAAGGTTAATTGCATATCATGAAGTTGGCCATGCTCTGATCGGTTCACTTGTTAAAGCACATGACCCCGTTCAAAAAGTAACAGTCATTCCAAGAGGTCAAGCAAAAGGTTTAACTTGGTTCACTCCAGATGATGAACAAACCCTCGTTAGTAGAGCACAGTTAAAAGCTAGGATAATGGGGGCATTAGGTGGAAGAGCTGCTGAAGATGTTGTTTTCGGAAAAGGTGAGATTACAACTGGTGCAGGAGGTGATTTCCAACAAGTGGCTTCTATGGCTAGACAAATGGTTACCAGATTCGGAATGAGTAATTTAGGTCCAATAGCTTTAGAAGGTGGCAATCAAGAAGTTTTTGTTGGTAGAGATTTGATGACTAGAAGTGAAGTATCTGATTCAATTTCCAAGCAAATTGATGAAAGTGTAAGGGTTATGGTTAAGGAATGTTATAAAGAAACTTATTCTATCGTCAGCAAAAATAGAGAAGCTATGGATAAAATAGTAGATTTATTAATAGAAAAAGAAACATTAGATGGAGAAGAATTTACAGGTATTCTTTCAAAATTCACTACTATTCCTAAGAAAGAGAGAACACCTCAATTATTAAGCTAA
- a CDS encoding NAD(P)H dehydrogenase assembly family protein, which yields MKFEIKDKVKLIAPVSYLKTSDNMPMLRPPDLVGIDEIGEILSIKSPETVEVKFRRGSFLIDVNKIDKI from the coding sequence ATGAAATTTGAAATCAAAGACAAGGTTAAGTTGATTGCTCCAGTCTCTTACTTAAAGACTTCAGATAACATGCCAATGTTAAGACCTCCTGATTTAGTGGGGATAGATGAAATTGGAGAAATCCTATCAATAAAATCTCCAGAGACTGTTGAAGTAAAGTTTAGAAGAGGGTCATTTTTAATTGATGTGAATAAAATTGATAAAATCTAA
- a CDS encoding M16 family metallopeptidase, which yields MLKRYFLNQKKRNFSTASIWIKGGSDMDSIGKKGINKILCSLLTRGCEGFDNYVLSEFIESHGAELNQEVFEDGISISLKSLNEHFSKLLPLIDLIINKPILSEVEFQKVKKSSFDLIKKDKENPFIKCFENWRKIVYSNHPYAFSTIGNANDVSKINYEDILFEFKNFKSRDKFIISNNSEIKGENLKTLNQKNQKEKPCLINSDLDTLQRFDSASNESYQTIMMIGNQTCSRRSNEYLPFKVLESYLSYGMSAALFKIFREKYGITYDLGVFNPVRSGNAPFLIYLSVSNKNALFAFELLSSLWKNLLLNPLSDNEIVLAKEKLKGSFLLNDQSLDEILQRKIQLLSYGIQPNSENYLNSKIEEISSLDILELTKKYFSKPFLSISGNKKICSTISDLWKKNF from the coding sequence ATGTTAAAAAGATATTTTTTAAATCAGAAAAAAAGAAACTTTTCAACTGCTTCAATATGGATTAAAGGGGGTAGTGATATGGATAGTATTGGCAAAAAAGGTATAAACAAAATCCTTTGTTCATTACTTACTAGAGGATGCGAAGGCTTTGATAATTATGTCCTTTCGGAATTTATTGAGTCTCATGGAGCAGAATTAAATCAAGAAGTATTTGAAGATGGGATTTCGATAAGCCTTAAATCTCTAAACGAACATTTCAGCAAATTACTACCTCTAATAGATTTAATAATAAATAAGCCAATTCTTTCAGAAGTTGAATTTCAAAAAGTTAAAAAATCATCTTTTGATTTGATAAAAAAAGATAAAGAGAATCCATTCATTAAGTGTTTTGAAAATTGGAGAAAAATTGTTTACTCAAACCATCCTTATGCTTTCAGTACAATTGGAAATGCGAATGATGTCTCAAAAATAAACTATGAAGATATTTTATTTGAATTCAAAAATTTCAAAAGTAGAGATAAGTTTATAATTTCAAACAATTCAGAAATAAAAGGTGAAAATTTAAAAACATTAAATCAAAAAAACCAAAAAGAAAAACCTTGCCTTATAAATTCTGACTTAGATACATTGCAAAGATTTGATTCCGCAAGTAATGAATCATATCAAACGATAATGATGATAGGGAATCAAACTTGTTCCCGTAGAAGTAATGAATACCTGCCATTTAAAGTTTTGGAATCATATTTATCTTATGGAATGAGCGCTGCTTTATTTAAAATTTTTAGGGAAAAATACGGCATCACATACGATCTTGGTGTTTTTAATCCTGTTAGAAGTGGAAACGCTCCATTTTTAATTTATTTATCAGTTTCCAATAAAAATGCTCTTTTTGCTTTTGAACTTTTATCGTCACTCTGGAAAAATTTACTTTTAAACCCCTTGAGTGACAATGAAATAGTTTTAGCTAAAGAAAAATTAAAAGGCTCTTTTCTTTTAAATGATCAATCTTTAGATGAAATTTTACAGCGGAAGATACAATTACTTAGCTATGGGATACAACCTAATTCAGAAAACTATTTAAATTCAAAAATAGAAGAAATATCTTCATTAGATATTCTTGAGTTGACTAAAAAGTATTTTTCAAAACCTTTTTTAAGTATTTCTGGTAATAAAAAAATATGTTCAACCATTAGTGATCTTTGGAAGAAAAACTTTTAA
- a CDS encoding M16 family metallopeptidase, which produces MNVGDVNYYTHSSKTKCVFVDNKELPLISIDIWCKAGSSFEEFDKNGTAHFLEHMIFKGSNKIMPGEFDYKIESLGGLSNASTGYDDVHYHVLVPPTNFRESLALLTNIVFSPNFNPDEFIKEKGVVIDEIKQQNDQPEERLFNYFLKRVWLSPSYANSILGTEHIIQKLGISDLEKFHRKHYTSEKICIAIAGNLSGEIYKIFEESDLSGINKNPIFKYPYLGNLKNKPSLKIRHGRELIKFDNLEFSRIFMAWFIPNLSDQKIIIGLEILASILSVGRNSRLVKTLREDTNLVESVYVDVNAGELGGLFIIEASCEYKDIFYVEKKINKIIDEISNFKVLTFDEIKKAINIVKSNYVFNLETSTQLSSFFGNELLWGRRSSINNLGIHLKHWNDLDNFKEITDYISGDKFTLIAFPSKC; this is translated from the coding sequence ATGAATGTAGGAGACGTTAACTACTATACCCATTCAAGCAAAACTAAATGTGTGTTTGTGGATAATAAAGAATTACCGCTTATAAGCATTGATATTTGGTGCAAAGCAGGTTCTTCATTTGAGGAGTTTGATAAAAATGGCACTGCTCATTTTCTAGAGCATATGATTTTTAAAGGATCTAACAAAATAATGCCAGGTGAATTTGACTATAAAATTGAATCACTTGGCGGATTAAGCAACGCTTCAACAGGTTACGATGATGTGCATTACCACGTCCTTGTTCCACCAACTAACTTTAGAGAATCACTTGCTCTTTTGACAAATATTGTCTTTTCTCCAAATTTTAATCCTGATGAATTTATAAAAGAAAAAGGGGTGGTTATTGATGAAATAAAACAACAAAATGATCAGCCTGAAGAAAGATTATTTAATTATTTTTTAAAAAGGGTTTGGCTAAGTCCAAGTTATGCCAATTCGATTCTGGGAACTGAACATATTATTCAAAAATTGGGAATAAGTGACCTTGAGAAATTTCATAGAAAACATTACACTTCTGAAAAAATTTGTATTGCAATTGCCGGTAATCTCTCAGGAGAAATTTACAAAATTTTTGAAGAAAGTGATCTATCTGGGATAAATAAAAATCCAATTTTTAAGTATCCATATTTAGGAAATCTAAAAAATAAACCCTCTCTAAAAATTAGGCATGGCAGAGAGTTAATTAAGTTCGATAATTTGGAGTTTTCAAGAATATTTATGGCTTGGTTTATCCCAAACCTCAGTGACCAAAAAATAATTATTGGGCTAGAGATACTAGCATCAATACTCTCTGTAGGAAGAAACAGTAGATTAGTAAAAACTTTAAGAGAAGATACTAATCTTGTTGAATCAGTATATGTAGATGTAAATGCTGGAGAATTAGGCGGATTATTTATAATTGAAGCGAGTTGTGAATATAAAGATATATTTTATGTAGAAAAGAAAATTAATAAAATAATTGATGAAATTTCAAATTTTAAAGTCTTGACGTTTGATGAAATAAAAAAAGCTATAAATATTGTAAAAAGCAATTATGTATTTAATTTAGAAACATCTACACAGCTCTCTTCATTCTTTGGCAATGAACTTCTTTGGGGAAGAAGATCCTCAATCAATAATTTAGGTATTCATTTAAAACATTGGAATGACTTGGATAATTTTAAAGAGATCACAGACTATATCAGTGGAGATAAATTCACATTAATCGCATTCCCTAGTAAATGTTAA
- a CDS encoding phycocyanobilin:ferredoxin oxidoreductase, which yields MLSESFTKTKLKDPLILDLLQNIRDHRSMLEDLESINVDPNLINIISDEIGRELYIENEFHKAKGFRKLHIEVAEFSKNLKILHCVFFPDPKFDIPIFGMDLVKINDIVSAAIVDLSPASQNQGVKYEKSLSAVDKSSFTSLREIPNWGEIFSKNVFFASLKSKSEKIDFCRVVDQYLSILIKLSKEVKPEFNEEIIQERIDYQKNYCFQQMKNEKTSMVLLKYFDEKWVNKYIKTVLFDF from the coding sequence TTGTTGTCTGAATCTTTTACTAAAACAAAATTAAAAGACCCTCTTATTTTGGACTTGTTACAAAATATCAGAGATCATAGATCCATGCTTGAGGATCTTGAGAGTATAAATGTCGATCCAAATCTAATTAATATAATTTCTGACGAAATAGGTAGAGAACTTTACATAGAGAATGAATTTCATAAAGCAAAAGGATTTAGAAAGTTACATATTGAAGTGGCTGAATTTTCAAAGAATCTTAAGATTTTGCACTGCGTTTTTTTTCCTGATCCAAAGTTTGATATTCCAATTTTTGGGATGGATTTGGTAAAAATAAATGATATTGTTTCTGCTGCCATTGTTGATTTATCACCGGCATCTCAAAATCAAGGTGTTAAATACGAAAAATCACTTTCTGCAGTTGATAAAAGCTCTTTCACTTCATTGAGAGAGATCCCTAACTGGGGGGAAATTTTTTCTAAAAATGTATTTTTTGCTTCTTTAAAAAGTAAATCTGAAAAAATTGATTTTTGCAGAGTTGTTGATCAATACCTCTCTATTTTGATCAAATTAAGTAAGGAAGTTAAACCCGAATTTAATGAGGAAATTATTCAAGAGAGAATAGATTATCAAAAAAATTATTGTTTTCAACAAATGAAAAATGAGAAGACTAGCATGGTTCTCTTAAAATATTTTGATGAAAAATGGGTCAATAAATATATAAAAACAGTGCTATTTGATTTTTAA
- a CDS encoding HlyD family efflux transporter periplasmic adaptor subunit yields MKLKLFKNLFIYLLLFTPLSFGIFSCSGNNKSNAKFKEEITADIIPPITAVAALGQLSPSGEIRQLAAPISQFGSSPRIVEILVNEGDFVKKGDILATFENGEKLISDLERNENLINTINDEISLKKDQIQRYELALNNNAYSFVQFSQRKDELLKLEKQKINLIGDQKNIKIDLFNSKLRSPIDGFILGINTRVGERPRNEGILDIGSSQKMEALIEVYESDIDRVFISQNVELRSENGGFQKSLKGKVIRISPQVKQRKVLSTDPTGDADSRIIEVLVKLDQDSIDIVRNYAGMKVIAKFIP; encoded by the coding sequence ATGAAATTAAAATTATTTAAAAATTTATTTATATATTTATTATTATTTACACCATTATCTTTTGGGATTTTTTCCTGTTCTGGCAATAATAAATCCAATGCAAAATTTAAAGAGGAAATAACTGCAGATATTATTCCACCTATTACAGCTGTAGCTGCACTAGGTCAACTTTCTCCTTCGGGAGAGATTAGGCAATTGGCCGCTCCGATTAGTCAGTTTGGCTCGTCCCCTCGAATTGTTGAAATTTTAGTGAATGAAGGAGATTTTGTAAAAAAAGGTGATATTCTCGCAACTTTTGAAAATGGAGAAAAGTTAATTTCTGATCTTGAAAGAAATGAAAATCTAATTAATACCATTAATGATGAAATTTCCCTAAAGAAAGATCAAATTCAAAGGTATGAATTGGCTTTGAACAATAATGCATATTCTTTTGTACAGTTTTCGCAGAGAAAAGATGAATTATTAAAATTGGAAAAACAAAAAATCAACCTTATCGGAGATCAAAAAAATATCAAGATAGATCTTTTTAATTCAAAACTAAGGAGTCCAATTGATGGTTTTATCCTTGGAATAAATACCAGAGTTGGTGAGAGGCCTAGGAATGAAGGGATATTGGATATTGGTTCTAGTCAAAAAATGGAAGCTTTGATAGAGGTTTATGAATCTGATATCGATAGGGTCTTTATTTCTCAGAATGTTGAATTGAGGAGTGAGAATGGTGGTTTCCAAAAAAGTCTTAAAGGAAAGGTAATTAGGATTAGTCCTCAGGTAAAACAAAGAAAAGTTTTATCAACTGATCCAACAGGGGATGCTGATTCGCGTATTATTGAGGTACTAGTCAAACTAGATCAAGATTCTATAGATATAGTGCGAAATTATGCAGGAATGAAAGTTATCGCAAAATTTATTCCCTAA
- the devC gene encoding ABC transporter permease DevC — MSFSFLKFRKIPLAWLLLTRQPLRLAVAIAGISFAGILMFMQLGFRDGLFDTSVTIHKLLDADLVLISPRSKSSISMSGFPKRRLIQTLAVEDVEKTAPVNLNYLLWRNPENLKTRSILALGFNPSDSLLLDNGFSRKAYKLRNPSRVLFDKLSRPEFGPIEEWFLSEKKVETEVAGKRVIVEGLVELGPSFGADGNLITSRETFLRLFPANPPGSIEIGLVKLKKGSDPEMISKILNNSLPNDVRILTKNQFIEFEKNYWKNSTAIGFIFSLGALMGFVVGCVVVYQILYSDVTDHLPEYATLLAMGYRLKSLFFVVAREGFLLALFGYLPAYFSGQVLYSVIRKSTKLPIIMDADKTILIFILVLVMCMGSAAVAMRKLVDADPAEIF; from the coding sequence ATGAGTTTTTCTTTTTTAAAATTCAGAAAAATTCCATTAGCTTGGTTGTTATTAACTAGACAACCATTAAGGCTCGCAGTTGCAATAGCTGGGATAAGTTTTGCGGGAATTTTGATGTTTATGCAATTAGGTTTCAGAGATGGATTATTTGACACGAGCGTAACTATTCATAAACTTTTAGATGCGGATCTCGTTTTGATAAGTCCCAGATCAAAAAGCTCTATAAGTATGAGTGGATTCCCAAAAAGAAGGCTGATTCAGACTCTCGCAGTAGAAGATGTTGAAAAAACGGCTCCCGTTAATCTAAATTATTTACTTTGGAGAAACCCTGAAAATCTTAAAACTAGATCAATACTTGCATTAGGTTTTAATCCCTCCGATTCACTTCTTTTAGATAATGGATTCTCAAGGAAAGCTTATAAATTGAGAAATCCATCAAGAGTTCTTTTTGACAAATTATCCAGACCTGAATTTGGACCAATTGAAGAATGGTTCTTATCAGAAAAAAAAGTTGAGACTGAGGTAGCTGGGAAAAGAGTAATTGTTGAGGGCCTTGTGGAGTTGGGACCATCTTTTGGTGCAGATGGTAATTTGATAACTAGCCGAGAAACCTTCTTAAGACTTTTTCCTGCTAATCCTCCTGGAAGTATAGAAATTGGTTTGGTAAAGCTAAAAAAAGGATCTGATCCTGAAATGATTTCAAAAATATTAAATAACTCACTCCCAAATGATGTTCGAATTCTTACAAAAAACCAATTTATAGAATTTGAAAAAAATTATTGGAAAAATAGTACTGCAATAGGTTTTATATTTAGTTTGGGAGCATTGATGGGTTTCGTAGTAGGGTGTGTGGTCGTTTATCAAATTCTTTATAGTGACGTTACAGACCACCTCCCAGAGTACGCCACCTTATTGGCAATGGGGTATAGACTTAAGTCCCTCTTCTTTGTCGTAGCTAGAGAGGGCTTTTTATTGGCATTGTTTGGTTATTTACCTGCTTATTTCTCTGGTCAAGTACTTTACTCAGTCATAAGGAAATCTACCAAACTCCCAATAATAATGGATGCAGATAAAACAATTTTAATTTTTATATTAGTTTTAGTAATGTGCATGGGTTCCGCTGCTGTTGCTATGCGCAAGTTAGTTGATGCCGATCCTGCTGAAATTTTTTAA
- a CDS encoding DevA family ABC transporter ATP-binding protein encodes MVKANKSKNNIMNFKTVSINNLSHFYGKNENKKQVLNNVNLNIDKGELVLLKGPSGCGKTTLLTLIGALRTCQSGDLKVLNNQLNGASRKTRQILRRSIGMIFQGHNLLRCLTAEQNVQMGADLIKGLTYLQRREIAQNWLSAVGLEEHHKKLPNDLSGGQKQRVAIARALSANPKLLLADEPTSALDSVTGREIVTLLRKLAKEQNCSVLMVTHDPRISDMADRILNMEDGKIYSAHSELI; translated from the coding sequence ATGGTTAAAGCTAATAAATCAAAAAACAATATTATGAACTTTAAAACAGTATCAATAAATAATTTGAGTCACTTTTATGGAAAAAATGAGAATAAAAAACAAGTTCTTAATAATGTTAATTTAAATATTGATAAAGGAGAGTTGGTTCTTTTAAAAGGGCCTTCTGGATGCGGTAAAACGACTCTTTTAACTTTAATTGGGGCCTTGAGAACCTGTCAAAGTGGTGATTTAAAAGTATTAAATAATCAGTTAAATGGAGCGTCAAGGAAAACGCGCCAGATTCTTAGAAGAAGTATTGGAATGATTTTTCAAGGTCATAATCTTCTGAGATGTTTAACAGCAGAACAAAATGTTCAGATGGGTGCTGATTTAATAAAAGGTTTAACATATTTGCAAAGACGTGAAATAGCACAGAATTGGTTGTCAGCAGTAGGATTAGAAGAGCATCATAAAAAGTTGCCAAATGACTTATCTGGTGGGCAGAAACAGAGAGTAGCAATTGCTCGAGCTTTATCTGCCAACCCAAAACTTTTATTGGCTGATGAGCCCACTTCCGCTTTAGATAGTGTTACGGGAAGAGAAATAGTAACCCTTTTAAGAAAACTAGCAAAAGAGCAAAATTGTTCTGTACTTATGGTGACTCATGATCCAAGAATCTCTGATATGGCGGATAGGATATTAAATATGGAAGATGGTAAAATATATAGTGCTCATAGTGAGCTAATATAA
- a CDS encoding glycosyltransferase family 2 protein: protein MNVSIVIPTYNRLPILEKCLFALENQKLNTNISNYEVIVVDDGSTDGTSSWINKNKVDLPHVILFQQEHGGPALGRNLGVIKSKYEIIIFIDSDLIVLDDFINCHVEKLLASWRKNDKKCFTYGSVVNTSNFLNPQNEKHKIMDTSFAYFATGNVAISKELILSVGLFDTSFSLYGWEDLELGERLKRIGTKLIKCPNAVGFHWHPPFNCEQIDSLIAQEKERAKMALVFYKKHPNLRVRFMIQLTPLHNLLWHILSLGGLMSVDRILPLLRFLVNKRRNRLALEILRIPLNMIYVKQLTNSR, encoded by the coding sequence ATGAATGTAAGTATTGTTATACCGACTTACAATAGATTACCTATATTAGAGAAATGTCTCTTTGCGCTTGAGAATCAAAAATTAAATACAAATATCAGTAATTATGAAGTTATAGTTGTTGATGATGGGTCCACTGATGGGACAAGCTCATGGATAAATAAAAATAAAGTTGATCTCCCACACGTGATTCTATTTCAGCAAGAACATGGAGGACCTGCATTGGGAAGAAATCTTGGTGTAATTAAATCAAAATATGAAATTATAATATTTATTGATAGTGATCTTATTGTTTTAGATGATTTTATAAATTGCCACGTAGAAAAATTACTTGCCTCTTGGAGAAAAAATGATAAAAAATGTTTTACGTATGGCTCTGTAGTCAATACATCTAATTTTCTAAATCCTCAGAATGAAAAACATAAAATAATGGATACTTCTTTTGCTTACTTCGCTACTGGTAATGTTGCAATATCAAAAGAATTAATTTTAAGTGTCGGCTTATTTGATACTTCTTTCAGTCTTTACGGTTGGGAGGATTTAGAACTTGGAGAAAGATTAAAAAGAATTGGTACAAAATTAATTAAATGTCCTAATGCAGTAGGTTTTCATTGGCATCCCCCATTTAATTGCGAACAAATAGATTCATTAATCGCTCAAGAAAAAGAAAGGGCAAAAATGGCTTTAGTTTTTTATAAGAAACATCCAAATTTAAGAGTTAGATTTATGATTCAATTAACTCCTCTTCATAATTTACTTTGGCATATTCTTAGCTTGGGAGGACTAATGAGTGTTGATAGAATCCTCCCTTTATTGAGATTTCTAGTAAATAAAAGAAGAAATAGACTTGCACTTGAGATACTTAGGATCCCTCTCAATATGATTTATGTTAAACAATTAACCAATTCAAGATAA
- the rpsB gene encoding 30S ribosomal protein S2, whose amino-acid sequence MAVVSLSEMMEAGAHFGHQTRRWNPKMSKYIYCARNGVHIIDLVKTALCMNNAYKWTRNAAKSGKRFLFVGTKKQASDVVAQEATRCGAAYVNQRWLGGMLTNWTTMKARIERLKDLERMESSGSIAMRPKKEAAVLRRELERLQKYLGGLKGMRRLPDVVVLVDQRRESNAVLEARKLDISLVSMLDTNCDPDLCEVPIPCNDDAVRSVQLILGRLADAINEGRKGSNAERKN is encoded by the coding sequence ATGGCTGTTGTATCACTATCTGAAATGATGGAAGCTGGTGCTCATTTTGGGCATCAAACCAGACGTTGGAATCCCAAGATGTCTAAGTATATATATTGCGCTAGAAATGGAGTTCATATTATTGATCTTGTAAAAACCGCTTTGTGTATGAACAATGCGTATAAATGGACTAGAAATGCAGCAAAAAGTGGTAAACGTTTCCTATTCGTCGGTACAAAAAAACAAGCATCAGATGTAGTAGCTCAGGAGGCTACTAGATGTGGAGCTGCATATGTAAATCAAAGATGGCTTGGAGGGATGTTAACTAATTGGACAACAATGAAAGCTAGAATTGAAAGATTAAAGGATCTAGAAAGGATGGAAAGTAGTGGTTCAATAGCAATGAGGCCTAAAAAAGAAGCTGCTGTTTTAAGGAGAGAGCTTGAAAGATTACAAAAATACTTAGGTGGTCTCAAGGGAATGAGAAGATTACCTGACGTAGTTGTTTTAGTTGATCAAAGAAGAGAATCTAATGCAGTACTAGAAGCTAGGAAATTAGATATCTCACTTGTATCAATGTTGGATACAAACTGTGATCCGGATTTGTGTGAAGTCCCAATTCCCTGTAACGATGATGCCGTTAGATCTGTGCAACTTATTTTAGGAAGACTTGCTGATGCCATCAATGAAGGCAGGAAGGGCTCTAATGCCGAAAGAAAAAATTAA
- the tsf gene encoding translation elongation factor Ts, which produces MGNITAKLVKDLRDKTGAGMMDCKKALKETDGNVDKALEWLRKKGIASAEKKSGRVAAEGSIGSYIHTGSRVGVLLELNCETDFVARGDIFQSLLKDVSMQVAACPNVEYVSIDEIPSNIVEKEKQIEMGRDDLSGKPEQIKEKIVEGRIAKRLNELVLLSQPYIKDSSLTVEDLVKQAAAKIGENIKVRRFTRYTLGEGIEKNQMDFAEEVASMQSN; this is translated from the coding sequence ATGGGAAACATTACAGCAAAACTTGTAAAAGATCTTAGAGATAAGACTGGTGCAGGTATGATGGATTGCAAAAAAGCACTTAAGGAAACTGACGGAAATGTCGATAAAGCTTTGGAATGGTTAAGAAAGAAAGGTATAGCTAGTGCTGAAAAGAAATCGGGAAGAGTTGCGGCTGAAGGGTCAATCGGTAGTTATATTCATACTGGATCAAGAGTAGGAGTTCTACTAGAGTTGAATTGTGAAACTGATTTCGTTGCTAGAGGCGATATATTCCAATCTTTATTGAAGGATGTCTCAATGCAGGTAGCAGCCTGCCCAAATGTTGAGTATGTCTCAATTGATGAAATACCAAGTAATATTGTAGAAAAAGAAAAGCAAATTGAAATGGGGAGAGATGATTTATCAGGAAAACCAGAACAAATTAAAGAAAAAATAGTTGAAGGAAGAATAGCGAAAAGACTTAATGAACTTGTTTTACTTTCACAGCCTTACATTAAAGATAGTTCTCTAACTGTTGAGGATCTCGTTAAACAAGCAGCTGCAAAAATTGGAGAAAATATAAAAGTCAGACGCTTTACAAGATATACATTGGGAGAGGGTATCGAAAAAAATCAGATGGACTTCGCTGAAGAGGTCGCATCAATGCAATCAAACTAG